The genomic interval CGCCTCGGCCGTCATCCCCTCGCGCTTCAGATCCTTCAATATATCGACGAAGACGTCGCCTTCCATCAGGCCGAACTCGGCATAATAGGGCGCGTCACGCATCATCGCGACCGTGGTCTGATGCGCCTTTTCCAGATACCAGCGCCAGTCGTGCCGTTTGACCAGGCCGGGGTGGTTGCGTGCCGTGCGGTACAGCACCCAATGGCCGATCGCGACATGCGGATAATTATAGGCACGGCCAAGGTCGCCCGCGCCCTTGGCGTCCCATGCGGTCCAGCTTTTCCATTTATCGGCGGGGAAGCCGTCATAGGCATCGGGGAATTTCGCCGGGTCATAATAAAAGAGGCTCTTCTTGACCGCCCCGGCCTTCGGCCCGTCGGCCAGCTGCAGATTGCCGACCACGGTTTCATCGACAAGCCGCTCGATCTTCGCGACCTCGACCGGATCGGGATTGTCGAGTTGCTTGATCGTCGCGGCGACCCAACTGCCGCCGCCGCCTTCGTCGCTCATCCCCGCGATCCAGACGCGCGGTTCGACATCGACGATCTTCTTAGCCTCATTGTCATAGGTCAGGATCGCCGGCGACCGGCCGAAAGGATCGTTCCGGCCTTCATACCATTGGCGGGTGGTCGCGAAACGGCCGAGATCGGCGACCGCCTCGTCCGCGGGTTTGGTCACATAATAGCTGACAGTCTGCCTGGTGCCGTCGGCGTAGGCGATGGTGAGGCGGACCGGCCCCCACTGCCGCCCGCGGATGGCGAGGCGGGCCCAGCCCTTGACGCTGCCCGCGGCTGTCGCCTCGACCGCTCCGGCCGGATGGCTCTCGACCGATATGATCCGGCTCGGCGCCTTGACGAACAGGCTCGCCTGCTGGTCCATCGGGACGACATAGCCGGGTATGCCGACGGCCACCGGGCGCTGGTTGGCGATCAGCGTCGATTCGATCGCGCGGATCGACGGCGCCTGGACCAGCCGCACGCCCACCTCGATTGCCTCGCCCGGGGCAAGGGTGCGGCTGGTCGGCGCATTCCACTGTTCGCCGGCGTCCTTCCATTCGCGTTCGGCGAGGGCCGCCGAATGGACCGTCCAGTCATAGAAGCCCTCGGACGTCTGTCCGCGCGGGCTTTTGTCGGTGAAGATCGAGCCGGGCTCGGCTTCGCGCGGATTCTTGAGCGGGCTGTAGGCCTCGAGCGCGCTGTTCCTGCCGCGCGGCAGGACGAGCAGCGCGGGGCCGTGGCCGTTGAGGCGCGTGACTTGCAGATATCCGGCGTCGCGGCCGATATAGGGGTCGACGAAGCTGGCTTCGCTATGCGCTTGGTCGAGACTGCGATCGATCAATATATTGTCGAAGACCATCGGCATGCCGAGCGCCCCGATCTCGAGCGGTCGATCCGACCGGTTCGCGATGCGGAAGGAGAGCCCGAGCAGCCCCTTGTCGTCGAACCAGCGTCGCTCGACGCTGAACGGCGCGTCGGGGCCCATGCTCGCGGTGATGTCGGCCGCGGCGATCGCCGCTCCGCCCGCGGGCAGCGGACGGATCGCGCGGCGCGTCTGGGCCGATGCGAAGTCGCGCCATTCCCCGCCGGGCGTTCGCACGCGCAGGTTGAGGTCGCCGATATGATTATAGCCGTCGCCGGCGCGTTCGGCCTCGCGCGCGGTCGGGACGAAGCTGAACCCCGGCTCGGCGCCCGGCGAAAGCCGGGCCAGCGTCTGCGTGTCGGTGCGCAGCGCGACGACCAGATCGCCGACCCGATATTCGCTCGTCGCGATCGGCTTATACTGGGGCTTCGGCGGCTCCTGTGCGATCAGCGCGGGGGTGGCGGCGACCAGCACGAGTCCGCCGCCCGCCAGCAGCGCCGCCGCAAAAGCCGCTTTGCCGCGGCGCCACTTTGTCACTCTATCCTGGTTCACTGCTTCTCTCCCGCTTCATCGGGCATAGCAAAGCATGGTCAGACTTCAAGAGATAATATACAGTATATTGTAAGACTTCATGCTAAAATGACGCTGGACAGGATGGCCGGGGAGTTGGAAGAGGTGGCAATGGACAGACAGATGAAGAGCTTTGCCCTCAAGCCCGTCGCGGGGGCGCTCATCCAGCAGGGCAATGGCAAGCGATTGCGGGGCTCGCTGGCGCAGCAATTGGCGGTCCAGATACTGACCGGCGAGCTGCCCGAAGGGCATATGTTTCCCGGCGAAATCGAATATGCCGAACAGATCGGCATTTCGCGTTCCGCGCTGCGCGAGGCTTTCCGCACCCTGTCGGCGAAAGGGCTGGTGGACAGCCGCCCCAAGGCGGGCACGCGGGTCAGCCCGCGGCGCCAGTGGAGCCTCCTCGACCCCGACCTGCTCGCCTGGCAGTTCGAGGCCGAACCGAGCCTGAAATTTCTTCACGACCTGTTCGAGCTCAGGATGATCGTCGAACCGAGCGCCGCCGAACTGGCGGCGGAACGCCGCACCGAGGAGCAGGTGCAGGCGATGCGTGGTGCGCTCGACGCGATGGCGCGCCACGGGCTGGCGACCGAAGCCGGGCGTCTCGCCGACCAGCAGTTCCACATGATCATGCTCGAGGCGAGCCGCAACGATGCGGTGATCGCGCTTGCCAGCTCGATCATGGCGGCGATCGCGTGGACCACCATCTACAAGCAGCGTAAGCGCGAACTGCCGCGCGACCCCATTCCCGACCACCGGGCCCTGTTCGACGCGGTCGCCGCGGGCGATCCGCGCGCCGCCCGGGCGGCGATGGCGGAACTCATCCGGCTCGCGCTGATCGATACGGAAATTTCCCTGCAGCCCGACTGAGAGAGTCCGGCTGTCGGCGTCAATGGCTGTCGCGGGGCAGCCCGGCGGTCTGGGCGATGCGCTGATATTTTTCGGCGCCCTCGAGGATGGCGCCGCTATCCATCTGCCCGACCAGCCGGCGCTGGATCTCCTGCCACGGCGTCTGCGACGCGGGATAGGCGAAGCCGCCCGCTTCCGCGAGGCTCTGCCGGCGCCGCTCCAGCTCCTCCGCATCGATCAGCGCATCGACCGTCCCGCGGCCGAGGTCGATGCGGACCCGGTCGCCGGTTTTAAGGAGCGCGAGACCGCCGCCGGCCGCGGCTTCGGGCGACGCGTTCAGGATCGACGGCGAACCCGACGTGCCCGACTGGCGGCCGTCGCCGATACAGGGCAGGGCGCCGATGCCTTCGCGGATCAGATAGGCGGGCGGGCGCATGTTCACGACCTCGGCCGCGCCGGGATAGCCGACCGGACCGGCGCCGCGCATGAAGAGCAAGGTGTCGGGGGTGATGGCGAGCGCGGGGTCGTCGATGCGGCGGTGATAATCCTCGGGACCGTCGAACACCATCGCTGGCCCTTCAAAGGCGTCGGGATCGTCGGGATTCGAAAGATAGCGATCACGAAACTCGTCGCCGATGACGCTGGTCTTCATGATCGCGGCGTCGAACAAATTGCCCTTGAGCACGATGAAGCCGGCATCGGCAACCAGCGGCTGTTCATAGCTGCGAATGACCTTTTCGTCCTCGATCTCGGCGCCGCGGCAATTTTCGCCGATGGTGCGGCCGTTCGCGGTCATCGCATTTTCGTGGATCAGTCCCTGGCCGATCAGCTGCGCGACCACCGCCGGCACGCCGCCCGCGCGATAATAATCCTCACCCAGATATTCGCCGGCGGGCTGCAGATTGACGAGCAGCGGGATCTTGTGCCCGTGCTCCTGCCAATCGTCCATCGTCAGCTCGACGCCGATATGCCGGGCGATGGCGGCCAGATGGATCGGGGCGTTGGTCGATCCGCCGATCGCGCTGTTGACGACGATCGCATTCAGAAACGCCTCGCGCGTCATGATGTCCGACGGCTTCAGATCCTCGGCCACCATTTCGACGATGCGCTTGCCGCTGTGATAGGCGGCTTCCTGGCGATCGCGGTAGGGCGCCGGAATCGCGGCCGATCCGGGGAGCATCATGCCCAGCGCTTCGGCCAGCGAGTTCATCGTCGTCGCGGTGCCCATCGTGTTGCAATAGCCCGTCGATGGCGCCGACGAGGCGACCAGCCTGATAAAGCCCTCCTCGTCGATCTCTCCCGCCGCCAGCATCTGCCGGCCCTTCCAGACGATCGTGCCCGATCCGGTCCGTTCGCCCTTGTGCCAGCCGTTGAGCATCGGGCCGACCGACAGCGCAATGGCGGGCAGGTTCACCGTTGCCGCCGCCATCAGGCAGGCGGGCGTCGTCTTGTCGCATCCCGTCGTCAGCACGACGCCGTCGATCGGATAGCCGTATAAGGCTTCGACAAGACCCAGATAGGCGAGGTTGCGGTCGAGCCCCGCCGTCGGACGCTTTCCCGTTTCCTGAATCGGATGGACCGGGAATTCCAGCGCGATTCCGCCCGCTTCGCGAATGCCTTCGCGAACGCGTTCGGCCAGCACCAGATGGTGCCGGTTGCACGGCGACAGGTCCGATCCCGTCTGCGCGATGCCGATGATCGGCTTGCCCGAGCGCAGTTCGTCGAGGCTGAGCCCGAAGTTCAGATAGCGTTCGAGATAGAGCGACGTCATGTCGATATTCTCGTCGTTCGCGAACCAGGCGCGGCTGCGCAGCTTCGGGGGAACCGGGGCGTCGGACATGGATTTTCTGCTCCTGCGATCAGCGCGTCGTCGAGACGCGATAGATCATGCGGTGATGATAGGGTTTGCCGGGATCGACCCGCGCCGATCCGAACGCGGGCTGGTTGGGCGTGTCGGGGAATTTCTGCGGTTCCAGCGCGATGCCGTCGCCCATGCGGTAAAGATGACCGCGCTTGCCGACGAGCGTGCCGTCGAGGAAGTTGCCGGTATAGACTTGAAGCCCCGGTTCGGTGGTCAGCACTTCGAGCACGCGGCCCGACTCCGGGTCTTCGAGCCGGGCGGCGAGCTCGGGCTTCGCGGTCGTCCCCTTGTCGAGCACGAAATTATGGTCATAGCCGCGGCCGGCGACGATCTGGGGATCGCGGCCGTCGCGGATGCCGTCGCCGATGGTCCGCCCGCGCGTGAAGTCGAACACGCCGCCCGCGACCGCTTTCAACTCGCCCGTCGGGATCAGCGCGTCGTTCACCGGCGTATAACGCTGCGCCGCGACGGTCAGCCTGTGACCCAGGATGCCGCGCGCCGCGCCTTCGCCGGCGAGGTTGAAAATCGCATGATTGGTCAGATTGACGATCGTCGGCGCATCGGTCTTCGCCCCGAAATCGATGGTCAGCGCCCCTGTCCGGTCGAGCGAATAGGTGACGGTGACGTCGAGCGTTCCCGGATAGCCCTGGTCGCCCGCGGGGCTGGTCAAGGTCAGCGTGACGCTGGCGGCCGGTCCGCTCTCGACCGACGCGACCGTCCACAACTGCTTGTCGAAGCCCCTCGTGCCGCCGTGGAGGGAGTTGGCGCCATTGTTGAGCGGAAGCTGGTAGGACCGGCCGTCGAGCGCGAAGCGGCCGCCCGCGATACGATTAGCATAGCGGCCGACGGTAACGCCGAAATAATTGGGCTTGTCGACATAGCCCGCGAGGTCGTCATAGCCGAGGACGATGTCCGCGACGGCGCCCGTGCGATCGGGCGCCTCGAGCGACTGAAGCGTCGCGCCATAGGTGATGATGCGCGCCTTCACGCCCGCTTCATTGGCGAGCGTGATCGTCTCGACCGTCCGGCCGTCCGCCAATTTGCCGAGTTCGGACCGCTCGGCGGTCGCCGCATGGGCGTTCGGCGCGACGGTCGTCGCGGTAAGGGCGGCGCATGTCGCGAGCAATCTCGCCACTTTCTTCCTGCTGCTGACGACGCGCATGGACTATCTCCTCACCGATTGACGATTGCCCTAGATAGTATACAGTCAGACAAGTTGTAAAGAAGCCGCTTCGCTGCCGGCATAAAAAAGGGAGAAGTCGTTCATGCCCGTTCCATCCGGTGTCCCCACAAGCAGCGGGAGCCCGCCGGCCGGCCCGGCGCGGAGCTACACGGCGGCGCTGACGCTGCTGGCGAGCCTTTTTTTCATGTGGGGGTTCATCACCGTCATCAACAATACGCTGCTGCCGCATCTGCGCAGCGTGTTCGACCTCAGCTACACGCAAACGACCCTTATCGAGTCGGTGTGGTTCATCGCCTATTTCGTCGCCTCGATACCGTCGGCGAAGCTGATCGAGCGCATCGGATATCAAAAGGCGCTGGTCGTCGGGCTTTTGATCATGGCGGCGGGCTCGCTGGGCATGATGCTGGCGGCGAGCCTTCCCTCCTATGGCGTGACGCTGGTCATGCTCTTCATCATCGCCTGCGGCATCAGCCTGCTTCAGGTTGCCGCCAATCCCTATGTCGTCGTGGTGGGCGCGCCGGAAACGGCGTCGTCGCGCCTCAACCTCGTGCAGGCGATGAACTCGGCGGGCACGATGCTGGCGCCGATGTTCGGCGCCTATCTGATTCTGGGCCGGTCGAAGGGGGGCACGGCGGAAGCCGGCACGGTGCTGACCCAGGCGGAGCGGCTCGCCGACGCGCATTCGGTGATTCTGCCCTATGGCCTCGTGGCGGTCGCGCTCCTCATACTCGCGGTCATCATCGCGCGTTTCCCGCTTCCCGCGATGGGCGCGGCGACCAGCCGGGTCAGCCGCGAAGAACGCAAGCATCATTCGCTGTGGCGGCACCGCAATCTCGTGTGGGGTATTCCGGCCATCTTCATCTATCTGATCGCCGAAATCGGGGTCGCCAACCTGTTCGTCAACTTCGTCAGCCAGCCCGACATCGCGAACCTGACACATGAGCAGGCGGGAAATTATCTGACCTTCCTTTGGGGCGGGATGATGGTCGGACGCTTTCTGGGGGCGGCGATCATGCAGCGGGTGAGCGCCGAAGCATTGCTCGCGGCCTTCTCGATCGGCGCATTCATCGTGATGCTCGTGACGGTCTTCGCCCACGGCCCCGTCGCCATGTGGTCGCTGATTT from uncultured Sphingopyxis sp. carries:
- a CDS encoding FadR/GntR family transcriptional regulator — translated: MKSFALKPVAGALIQQGNGKRLRGSLAQQLAVQILTGELPEGHMFPGEIEYAEQIGISRSALREAFRTLSAKGLVDSRPKAGTRVSPRRQWSLLDPDLLAWQFEAEPSLKFLHDLFELRMIVEPSAAELAAERRTEEQVQAMRGALDAMARHGLATEAGRLADQQFHMIMLEASRNDAVIALASSIMAAIAWTTIYKQRKRELPRDPIPDHRALFDAVAAGDPRAARAAMAELIRLALIDTEISLQPD
- a CDS encoding IlvD/Edd family dehydratase, which gives rise to MSDAPVPPKLRSRAWFANDENIDMTSLYLERYLNFGLSLDELRSGKPIIGIAQTGSDLSPCNRHHLVLAERVREGIREAGGIALEFPVHPIQETGKRPTAGLDRNLAYLGLVEALYGYPIDGVVLTTGCDKTTPACLMAAATVNLPAIALSVGPMLNGWHKGERTGSGTIVWKGRQMLAAGEIDEEGFIRLVASSAPSTGYCNTMGTATTMNSLAEALGMMLPGSAAIPAPYRDRQEAAYHSGKRIVEMVAEDLKPSDIMTREAFLNAIVVNSAIGGSTNAPIHLAAIARHIGVELTMDDWQEHGHKIPLLVNLQPAGEYLGEDYYRAGGVPAVVAQLIGQGLIHENAMTANGRTIGENCRGAEIEDEKVIRSYEQPLVADAGFIVLKGNLFDAAIMKTSVIGDEFRDRYLSNPDDPDAFEGPAMVFDGPEDYHRRIDDPALAITPDTLLFMRGAGPVGYPGAAEVVNMRPPAYLIREGIGALPCIGDGRQSGTSGSPSILNASPEAAAGGGLALLKTGDRVRIDLGRGTVDALIDAEELERRRQSLAEAGGFAYPASQTPWQEIQRRLVGQMDSGAILEGAEKYQRIAQTAGLPRDSH
- a CDS encoding sugar MFS transporter; this encodes MPVPSGVPTSSGSPPAGPARSYTAALTLLASLFFMWGFITVINNTLLPHLRSVFDLSYTQTTLIESVWFIAYFVASIPSAKLIERIGYQKALVVGLLIMAAGSLGMMLAASLPSYGVTLVMLFIIACGISLLQVAANPYVVVVGAPETASSRLNLVQAMNSAGTMLAPMFGAYLILGRSKGGTAEAGTVLTQAERLADAHSVILPYGLVAVALLILAVIIARFPLPAMGAATSRVSREERKHHSLWRHRNLVWGIPAIFIYLIAEIGVANLFVNFVSQPDIANLTHEQAGNYLTFLWGGMMVGRFLGAAIMQRVSAEALLAAFSIGAFIVMLVTVFAHGPVAMWSLILVGLFHSIMFPTIFALGIRGLGPLTEEGSGLLIMAIAGGALVVVQGWLADLYGLQMSFLLTAACELYILFYALWGSKPVVSGEGPAAVEPPGMVPSDAS
- a CDS encoding aldose epimerase family protein, which produces MRVVSSRKKVARLLATCAALTATTVAPNAHAATAERSELGKLADGRTVETITLANEAGVKARIITYGATLQSLEAPDRTGAVADIVLGYDDLAGYVDKPNYFGVTVGRYANRIAGGRFALDGRSYQLPLNNGANSLHGGTRGFDKQLWTVASVESGPAASVTLTLTSPAGDQGYPGTLDVTVTYSLDRTGALTIDFGAKTDAPTIVNLTNHAIFNLAGEGAARGILGHRLTVAAQRYTPVNDALIPTGELKAVAGGVFDFTRGRTIGDGIRDGRDPQIVAGRGYDHNFVLDKGTTAKPELAARLEDPESGRVLEVLTTEPGLQVYTGNFLDGTLVGKRGHLYRMGDGIALEPQKFPDTPNQPAFGSARVDPGKPYHHRMIYRVSTTR
- a CDS encoding DUF5695 domain-containing protein, which produces MTKWRRGKAAFAAALLAGGGLVLVAATPALIAQEPPKPQYKPIATSEYRVGDLVVALRTDTQTLARLSPGAEPGFSFVPTAREAERAGDGYNHIGDLNLRVRTPGGEWRDFASAQTRRAIRPLPAGGAAIAAADITASMGPDAPFSVERRWFDDKGLLGLSFRIANRSDRPLEIGALGMPMVFDNILIDRSLDQAHSEASFVDPYIGRDAGYLQVTRLNGHGPALLVLPRGRNSALEAYSPLKNPREAEPGSIFTDKSPRGQTSEGFYDWTVHSAALAEREWKDAGEQWNAPTSRTLAPGEAIEVGVRLVQAPSIRAIESTLIANQRPVAVGIPGYVVPMDQQASLFVKAPSRIISVESHPAGAVEATAAGSVKGWARLAIRGRQWGPVRLTIAYADGTRQTVSYYVTKPADEAVADLGRFATTRQWYEGRNDPFGRSPAILTYDNEAKKIVDVEPRVWIAGMSDEGGGGSWVAATIKQLDNPDPVEVAKIERLVDETVVGNLQLADGPKAGAVKKSLFYYDPAKFPDAYDGFPADKWKSWTAWDAKGAGDLGRAYNYPHVAIGHWVLYRTARNHPGLVKRHDWRWYLEKAHQTTVAMMRDAPYYAEFGLMEGDVFVDILKDLKREGMTAEAAEMEALMKKRADHWRSLKYPFGSEMPWDSTGQPEVYAWMRYFGFAPQADATREVILGYDPTIPSWAYNGNARRYWDFLYGGKYARIERQIHHYGSALNAVPLFDAFRRDPADLHLLRVAYGGMMGGITNIDQEGFSSAAFHAWPDMMKWDPYSGDYGMGFYGHAIASATYVVDDPTFGWLGFGGDVDAAKDRITITPKDSARARLFIAPAGQWITLEAGKIARATYTPVTGRIELTLDPASQHTPHARLFVEATTASARPMTVAGAKAERGGFTIPLAAEPVTIALTPR